Part of the Lotus japonicus ecotype B-129 chromosome 6, LjGifu_v1.2 genome, TTGACAAAAACAACGTCTGACAGCTAATCCTATAAATTAAATTGTAAAATCCCAAATCAAAATCATGATGAATTTTTGGTACATTAGGAAAATAAATCATAAATAATTTAAACctggaaaaaaataatatttagacTTTTACACAATTGAACTGGTCCCCATCTCCTTTAGCTCTCACCCACACACCACCACCCATCATCATCATTCattcatcatcaacaacaattAACAATTTTCAGTCCAAACCCAACCCCAATTCCTAACATTAACAATCCATTGTTCCAATTTCAAACCCTTTAGAAAAATGACAATGGCCCCTTAACATTTCAATTCCAATTCCCTCAATCCCTCACCCACCAATCATAattatcatcaacaacaacaactataACAAACAAGTAACCTTTTTTTAGTCCAACCCCAAATCCTAATAATCTTCAATGTTCCCAAAACAATTTTTTAGGGTTCCAATTTCAAACCCCTAGAAAAGTTTTGGTTTTCATTCTTTACCCTTTCTTCCTCAAGCACTAGCAGAACCACCCCAACCGACCCATCATCACAATATCCACCAAGTTTGGATTTTGACGTTGAAAATGGCCACGAGGGGCACCAGATCGGAGAAGGTGCGGCGAATCTTCCAACAATTCGACGCCAACCGCGATGGGGGTCTCAACCGTGAAGAGATGGCGTCGCTGGTGGGTGCGGTGAACCCTAGGGTGAAGTTCAGCGACGAGCAAATCAACGCCATTCTCGACGAGGTTTTCCGAACCTACGGCGAGTTCATCGACGGCGACAAGGGGCTCACCTACGACGGCCTCCTCCGGACCTACGACGACGGCGCCGGCGATGTGGACAGGGACTTCGACGCCCTCGGCCTTGACCTCAATGCTGATGAAGCTGTTACCGGCGGTACGACCAAGGTGGCAGCGTCAGAGGCCTCGTCGTCGTCGATTGTGGACGAGAGGATGGCGGTGGAGTCGCAGAAGAAGCAGCGGACGGCGGCGTGGGCGGTCTCGCCGAATCACGGCATCGTGTTCGACGACACTTGGAAGATCGTGGATGACTTGGAGATTctggtgaagaggctgaagcaGAAGCAGGTGAAGGATGGGAAGCTGAAGGGTGAGAATTTTGATGCTTATTCTGATGCGGGTTGGTCGCGCGAGTTGGGGCCTTCCACTGAGATTTCTGAGAAGAGGGTGATGTGGGAGGAGTCAGGGCATGATTATGCAGTTTTTGTGAAGGAATTGGGAGGTTTGAGAGGTAGGGCTGACAGTGCTAGATCAAGGGAAGAAGCTTTTGATGGACACATGGCAATTGGCAGGGTTTTGTATGAGCATCAGTTGTTTAAGGAGGCATTGGTTAGTTTCAAGAGGGCTTGTGAGTTGCAACCAGTTGATGTCAGGCCTCATTTTAGGGCTGGTAACtgtttctatgttcttggcagGTACAAGGAGGCCAAGGAAGAGTTCCTGTTGGCACTTGAGTCTGCTGAGGCTGGTGGAAATCAGTGGGCTTATTTGTTGCCCCAGATTTATGTCAACCTTGGAATTGCATTGGAAGGTGAAGGCATGGTTTTGAGTGCCTGTGAGTATTATAGGGAGGCTGCGATTCTCTGTCCGACACATTTTAGAGCTTTGAAACTCTTAGGTAGTGCCCTTTTCGGTGTAGGCGAATATAGGGCTGCTGTGAAGGCGCTTGAGGAAGCTATTTTCATGAAGCCGGATTATGCCGATGCGCATTGCGATCTTGCTTCGGCTCTGCATGCCATGGGTGAGGATGAGAGGGCAATTGAGGTGTTTCAGAAGGCTATTGATTTGAAACCTGGTCATATTGATGCGCTTTACAATTTAGGGGGGCTGTATATGGACCTGGGAAGGTTTCAGAGGGCTTCGGAGATGTACACTAGGGTTTTGGCTGTGTGGCCTAACCATTGGCGAGCACAGCTGAACAAGGCCGTGTCGCTGCTGGGAGCTTCGGAGACTGAGGAAGCCAAAAGAGCTTTGAAGGAAGCTCTGAAAATGACAAACAGGGTTGAGTTGCATGATGCAATATCACACTTGAAGCAGCTGCagaaaaagaagaacaaaaCCAATGGGAGTGTTCCTGGAGAGTCTGCATTTGTTATAATTGAGCCATCCAAGTTTAAGACAGTCGGGGAAAAGACTACAACGAGGCAGGAACTAGCCAGTGCCTTACAGATCAGGGCACTTCAGAGGGTTACTAGGTTGACTCGTTGCAGTGTGGAGCTTTTGAAGAAggaaatgagtgaaaatgatgTGCCGGTGTCCTATTCCGGTAGTGGAGTGCCTCAAAAATCCATCCGTAAGCCGAATTTGGAAGAAACCCTTCGCAGATTGCTTAGTTTCCTAAAGCCTGAGACTTTTCAAGGAGCTGTCAAAGCCATTAATGAGAGGATTCTTTCTGTTTTGGATGAAAGTGGTTCAGGCAGGCTTGATCTGGGAATGTTTTTTGCTATTCTTGCTCCTATTTGTGGTGGTCCCTCAGAGAGACGGAAGAGGATTGCCTTTGATGCACTTTTATGGCGTCCCATGAATGAGGATGGTGCTAATATCAGGAAAATTGATGCTGCTACATACATCAAGCTGTTAAGGGCTGTTTATGTTCCTTCCATAGGGGCTAGTGAGTTAATGGAAGTTCGCGGGGACGCAGACACTTCAATGGTGTCGTTCTCTGAGTTTCTAGTCATGTTTGATGATCCAGATTGGGGTTTTGGCATCATGCCTACTCTACTGAAGCTTGAAGCAGGGGATCGAAACCGACACGGCAACACGGTGTGCTCAATTTGCCACTACCCCATTATTGGTTCCCGCTTTAAGGAGATAAAGTCTCATTTTAGCTTGTGTAACCAATGCTACAGTGAGGGGAAGGTGCCTTCTACAATTAAGCAAGAAGAGTACAGATTTAAGGAGTATGGAAGTGAGGGTGAAGCAATGAAAGATAAGTGTATGTGCTTTAATTTACAATCCCGTAATGAACCGTAGATAGaggaatttaatttaatttttttcttttcatattttgttCTGTTATCTTGTATTTTTCCAAGTTGCTATGCTAGCTTTTCTGTGTGAAATATCTAGATCACGTGTTCACCTGGTGTTTTGTCTAATAATTGTTTGGGGTGGCTGCTTCAATGCTTTAGTAACTGTTTATAGTTATTTTATGACCTTTGTTTCAAGTTAACCATGTGTATTTATCATGCTTCTTTATCCCTTCTTGCTATTGGGAATGAAGCTTCAACTTTGACACATGAAGCCTGTAAATTCTGTTCAGATTACTGTGATTCAAATGCTAATTGTATGTCTAGTGTTTAATGGTGGATAGATTAGATTTTTGGGAGTTGTCCTTATTATGTTATTTTGCTTGTACAGCTTAAGTATTGGGAGTACATTACattggaaatccttctacaattgattttttaGCCAGAATAATCTTTTTAATCTTTTTCTGAACAAAGAAAAGCTGATCCAGACATGCTAACACTAATTACCTCTGTGTTGCTCTAATTATCATAAATTTCATCTtgtaattattataaatttaatatcaaACATATTTATTACTTGTGCTTTTCCACTTTTGGTCAAACTTTGAGATGTAATCAAGTTATATCTAAGTGGATTTAAGTAAGTGTGATTAATCTGGTAATGCACGTGCAATTAAGGTGTTTAGTGTTGAATATATGACAATTATGGCAATGCATGATGAATGAAGGATATGATTGCAATAATAATTACAGAAAGAGCAATGTCTttctgtttattttattttattctttctaTGATTCTTACAAAGCTCAAGCATTTTTTTCCTGTTCGTTACCTTGCACAACCACTCTTCCTCAAGAGTCAAGATGAGTGGTAGATATCTAAAAGAAGAGAGTTAACATAGCAATAAGAATTTCAATGTCCAAGCTGCCAGTCAAAGTGCCCATAAAACAGTGGTAATGGTTCCACACCAGCACCAGGCATTTGGACCTATGCAGCAAAGTTCTCTAGGCCTCCTCTGGAAAAACTATAGACGATTGATTTTTGTAATCAATGCTTaagattaatttaaataaaaacccgcttattaaattaaatagtttATGATGATTTATTTGCTACAGAGAATCTGAATTTCCAGCACTAGTGGTGCAAGAAGCTCAGTCATTCGTTCAACATCTTAGTGGTGCAAGAAGCTCAATCATTTGTTCAACATCTTACTCTACCTTGTTAGAGTGGGGAGGTGTGAAGCATGAAGACTTCTCCTTTTcagaaaaattaaaactttgaaAATGTTACAATAGGTCATCAAACTTCATTTGAGAATGTCACTTGTTTTTATATTCGCCCTTTGTACTCCACATAATGTATAATGTATATACTTCAAGTGCATATCAGGTGAGAACATGCAAATTGAGAAGTAATCTTGACCATACAATCATTTTTGGATGGTTAAAACATTAACTATTTGTATACTTAAACTACTATGCTCCACATATATAGTGTCCTAATGTCCCATATTTTAGACATTACACATGTGGTGTACAATGCTTATGTGATGTTATGAATCAACTGTCTTAAAAGTTTAAAAGATTGGGCGAAGTCTCATTCATCACTAGCCGAATAGACCCTTGTATTGTATGGACATAGAGGCACCACTTCCTCACGAGGAGAATCTAGAGCCACCAAAGCACATTGAAGCCTTGCACCCATTCCTGCCAGAAAATGTGCTTGAGCGTTCCCTCTCGCGGCACATGTCCAACTTGAACCTCCCAATTCCGCTCCGTGCGAGGAGCAAATGAAGATCCATTAACAGCCTGCTATACTGATGAAAATCCACACCTTGCTTCCCTACCATGCAGACCAACTCTAAGCAATCTGACCCGCATATTATTTTCCTACAATTCTTGTTCCATGCGAGTTTCAAACTCATTGTCAAGGCTTGCATTTCTGCATATAAGGAATCTCCGCCAGCACGACTCCTTTAAAGTAAGTAAAGTAAATACTCAATTTATAGGGTAAAGTAAATCCGTGTTAattgaatatttttattaatttttcaatttaataattattattaatagtGTGATGAGTTAATTTATCTTCTAAAATGAATCGACTCGAGGAGATAAAAGGGGCATTAAAACGCTCTTATAGAGGAGAGGCAAGCCTTTGTTTATCTCAattctcaatctctctctctctcaaattcTGATGGCGAATCAAGGCAAGAAGAGCTTTTCCCTCTCTAGGGTTTCTGAATCCCCCGTCGTCCGCCACACCAAGGAAGCGGTCTCCGACGCCGCCTTCGTCGCCAAGAAGCTCCTCCGCAGCACCGGCAAGGCCGCGTGGATCGTCGGAACCACCTTCCTCGTCCTCGTCGTTCCTCTCGTCGTCGCCATGGACCGTGAGCAGCAGATCAACGAGCTCGAGTCCCAACAGGCTAGCATCCTCGGAACCCCCTCTCCCCACTCCATCCCCCTTCAAAACTAATCATCTTCCCTTTCTTCCTGTTTCGAATTTTGATGTTAGGGATTTCAATTCTATGTGCTGAATTTGGATTTATCATGAGGAAATTGCTTGCACATTTTATCATATGAGGAGAATATTGCGATTAGGAGGCGATTTTCTTGTGATTCTGTGCACTGCTGCTTTTAATTTTGCTGTTGGAGGTTTCAATTTTCTGTGCTTAATATGGGTTTAATGATTGGAAACTGCATATTCCATGAATGAAATTGTTGCTATCAGTGTTCTTTGTAGTGTTCCTTTGATAGGCTTTGGAGCTTCAAAGCATGAGGAATGGGAATTTTCTTGTGCTTCTTTACCGTTGTGTTTTGTTCAGGAAATAGGGGTTTTAGTTTATTATCTTTGATACTAAGGGATTTGGATTGTTATTAGGTTTAGTGTCTAAAGATTAAATCGGTGAATGAGGTTTTTGCCTCTTTCAGATGTACTGACTAAAGACCCATTTTAGATTTAGATTTAGTGATTCAAAAGGAGGATGCTGCGCTGAGTGATTTCAATCTCATTTCACTTAGTTGGATACACATCTTCATTTTTGTATGAAACTTGCGAACCTAATATCTCTGTGCTATGTCCAAATGCATCCATTGTTTGGGCGTTCAAAACAGAAATCTGCTTCTATTATCAAGGTTGGATGATTCAGCATTTCagttcattttcttttcacATTTTTTCCAGCTGGGAGAAACACCAACAATTGATTTCTTCCTTTGAGTGTATACAGTTGTTAGTATTTGCTGCTTGCTGGCTTGACCGTGAGTTCCTTTGCCACATTATTAAAAGGTTTGGATTCAAACCCTGTGGCCCGGCCAATGAAGGTTTCGAAGGGACACAGTATTGCACACTAGTGCCTACTACCcttttgtacttattttgtTGTTGTGGCCAATAAAGGTTTTGAAGGGACAGAGTTTGTGCAATTTTGTCCCTCTTACCTTGTTAGTTGTAGTAACTTGTAAGTATTTCCAGGAAATTGCTATAGGTTGCTAATCACCAAAGTAACATTTTCATAAAACTAAGCTCTTATCATTTTCTGAGTTGTTATCGTTGTGTATTTACTATATTTAGTGCATGTTTAGTTTTGTGTCTAGAGAACATAGCATTGATTCTACTTTTAGAGAAGCTAAGCAAAGTAGCTTATCTGCACAATGGTTTTGGCTTCAATGTGGTTTCTAAATGTGTTCCTTTTAGCTTATTCACTTCGTTCTCTTATATGAAATATCGGCCCATACTTTTCTATGTTGGGTACAAAGTCTGTTATCAGTTTTCACTGTCCTTGTCAAGTACTGATTGTAATAATTCCAGTGTTCAACAAATCAAGATTGACAGTACCCAACTTTGAGAAGATTGCATGGGTGAAGAAAGCTCATTCTAACTTCTATGATGTGATTTCAATGCCTTTCATGTTGTTGTCTTTGTTCCTTGATCAAGTGAACATCGTACTGGTTTATATATTTAGTCTTCCATAAAACTGTTCTAGAGTATGAATTTCAGAAAAATCGAATACATGATTCTTCCATCTTATGATTGATATCGTTGGCTGTAATGTGCTAAAACATTAACCATCTTTCTCGCACTCAACTGCTTCAGAATTATTCTGGTGTGTTGGATTTATCGGGGAAGTAGTTATctgtatacatttttttttctcatggGGCCGATTTAAATAAGTTTTGCTATCCGACATAGACATGTTGAACTGTATactgaaaaccaattggttaaagGTTTACAAATGCATTGCTTTTCTGATAGAGACAATCTTTAATAAAGAGTAAGGGAGAATGTAACGCCATTACTTAGTATAAATGGCAAAAATTCTCATCAAAATACTCTATAGGCTAGTGAGTCGAGGACTAACCTTTAACAAGATCGTTTTTTCACTTTGAACTTCTGTTCgtctatatatattgttcatttaaattttaatggcTCAACTTGAGAAGGGAAAAATGTTATGGATGGGGTTGCAGAAAATCATGACTTGGAAACGCCTTGACGATGAGAAGCTTAGCAAGATTGATGAACAAATCCTTTGGGATCAGAAGCTTAGCAAGATTGATGAACAAATCCTATGGGATCGATAGCTCTCTAGATGACCAATTGACCATGCAGCTATTACATTACACGTATTTCACCGGTATTAGTAGGACTGCAGcatttttctttcctttgttcGTTTTTAAAACTGACCCACGTTAAGCGTAGCCCCAAAAACATTTTTACGATGAGTATAGTGGATTGCTAGCTTTCGCCTAGTGTCATGATAAATgtgaagagaagatgaggagaaAAAGAGTAAACTTTTGGGGTTGGCATAAggaaaataagagagaaaatgaagaaaaagagaatTCTGACTAATCtctcatctcttttttttttttacaggagGAAAGAATCTCTCATCTCATTTGATTAAATGGAAtgtgaaaagagaaaatattgttttttaataaaataatagtgATGGAATCTTAGGAAAATGATAAGGATAAAAAAGGGGAAATAAATTCAATAAGCTTTAAACTATATGCTGCCTCAAGTAGCTTATCAAAAAAGTTATAAGCTAATGAAATAAACTCATTTATCAAACACTTcaaatgaaattttaaatttgttaaataagctttaagctagctgaaaaacaTAGTATATGTCTAAGGCCCAATTTAGTATCAAACTACCCAAGTCGCAGATTTTTCAGTTTGGCAGGCCAAGTTTGTCCGAGTTGTACACCAATGATTTGAGAAGAATAAATCAACTCCATTTATATTGTGGCACATAAATTAGTCAACAAGAACAAAACCTCTTTTTATGTATTCCAAACATGAGAATGGCAAGTCCATAATATGTTCAATTTCTAGGGATTTGGATATGAGAGTGTTTACAACCAAATCCCGGTTAATATACTCCCCATCTGTACCAAAACCTCTACACACAACTAGGGACGTATTACAGACCCAGGGAACTGCAACAGTAAAAGCAATACCAGAACCCATTTTTTCTTCACAAGAGCTTCCAGTTCCTATAAGCACGTCCTTGTATGCTCGGCAAACTTGAGACACATACTTTCCCATTGGCAAAATTGGTTCAAACCCTGATGGAATAGATCCATCGTGATTCGAGGTGTCAGAGTCAGAATGCAAGTTCACCACAACAGTACCATGTTTGGGATGTAGGTGACTATTAAGAGCTTTAAGGAACGGCAAATTTGGGTCCCATAACTTGTGGGGAAATATGTCATCACCATCATATGCATCAATAAAGACCATGTCATATAGATTGGTATTATTGACAACAAATTCCTCAGCATCTGCTTCATGTAGGTAAATCCTCTCATGGACACCTTTCCACATAGCTTCTTCAATGATATCAGGTTTTGCAATGGCCCGGTCACCGGATTGTGTCATTTGTGAAAAAGCCGGGAACCCCATAGCTCGAGTCGAGGCTGAGATAACAAGGGGATCGATTTCAACTACATGGACAATGGCACCTGGACAGAGCACAGCAAATCAAGTAAGGTTCAATTGAATCAGAAATTTACCAAGACAAGTAAACAGGGAAGAGCGCTGTAAAGCAATTCCCAAAAGCACGTCAAATAAACAAGCACACAATAGAAGTAGCCAGGGTTTTATGGCACAGGTAAAAATGTATTTCAGTAAACCAGAGGCTGTGCTGCCCGTGCATATGAACATGATACGTAGTTTCAGGTCATTTCTATTGACACTATAGCTCAACTGCCCCTATGTGACTAATATGAGTAATGACAACAAGTCCAAGCCTTATCCCTCATAATGCTGGATGTGAGAAAGGGCAGCCTGGTGCACACAGCTCCAGCACATTTCTATTTAATATGCAATTTAAAAGTAATTTTCCGCATCATACTAAATTAAAACACATTAGAAGATATATTTCCATGTATGTATATATTCCATTTAAAAGCAATGGCTTTTAATTTGGATATCTCAAGCTACAGCTTAAAACCAGAAAAACTACAAAAGTAGAAAAATGTTCACCTTGGATATTACTTGCTAAAAACAGTGGTAAACTTCCCCCACCATGCCCGACGCATAAGATGTGCATGTTTTTCTTTCCTTGCCGTGCGCTGATAATATCAAAATTACATGAAGCTATGGTAGTCAACCCAGCAGCTACCATACTCTTCACATCTGCAAGACAGCCCTAAATAAATCAAAAGGATACTCGGGATTTAATTGAAGAAGAACATAAAATCAACTCCAAGGACAGATGATGAGGTTCATCCTTTCAATGttcatcccccccccccccccccccctatgTCCTCATCGACAGAGATGTAATTATGAGCATGCCGGAGCCATGCATGAAGCTAAATCATGTAAAATCAAATTACATGAAACTATAAAATgtgtatatttaaaataaataaaaaaacttttgATTCACAAAAAATGCATTTTGTATGAAATTATTCAAATTCTGTTGAACAAATACAATACCCTATAATATCCTTTACCTATTGTTAGATAAACTCAGAATTGTAAAAAGtgtttatcattgatgattgaaaAGCTAATGATACAAGAGACTGATTACAACTTATATAGAACTCTATAGCTTGTTCAACAAGCTTAACAAACTCAAACTCTAACTGACTCAGTTGACAGCTAAGCATAACCGCATAGCCTAACTGAATTGCCAGCTCATTATAACAACCCTAGTGCTGACTGTTAGTACAGTCAGCAACTACTAAAGTGTAACTCTGTACACATTCATACAATGTACCCTAATACCTATACTCATTCTTAGGATTTTTCTAATAAATTTCAGGACCagagaaaatatcaaaatctGTAATAGCATATAACATCTAATATCAAATGGTCCAGGTCCAGGCTACTGGAACAATTTGCATAAACCAAATATTAAGGAGTAATGCAAGAAAGAAAGTAATCTAATTGCACAAAAAGGTaagaagaagctcaagattATAGCAGGGCAACCAACAAAGCTGTTGTCTCCCAAATAGCATGTAAGAACCAGCCAGTAAACAATAGAAACCAAATACCAAGGTAATTTCCCTCACAAGCAAAAAACAGGCCCAATATTAGAGGGTATACAAAGAAGATCCCTCTGATTCAATTTGAAGATGAAGCATAGCATAGAGTCTATTGTGGTGCTCAGTATCCTACGTGAAACAATGATCGCTCCAATTTTGACACCTATTAATCCTTAAATTAGTTATTAAATTagttaatttaataatttaaccAACATAACTAGCACCTTTCCTAGTAGCTACTTCAATCTTAAGTACAATCATACAGCATTGCATCATAGCAATCAATCACTAACTAAAAACTAACCCTTCATTCACATAAGATAAAGGTTAAGTAATGTACATGGAACAGCCAAGCAATGAGGTTGCTGCATAAGATAGACAAGATCTGGATTGTTTTGGTTGTAAGCAAGCATTACTTTTGCAGTGCTCTGGCGCGTATCGTCATTGAAACGAAGCACCCGCCATTGATATCCAAGCACCCTCAGAATCCCTCCATCCCCATATCCAGGATGCACCTCCTCACATCTCTGCTGCAGCCATCTTTCCATCCTTGACCAATGCATTCTACTCTGAAattatgtacaaaaaaaaatcccaaGTTCCATTCAAGCAATCAAAATGGGTAATCAGAAAATGTGAAATTTCCAAAGATTGCATTGCATTTCTCTggaattttaaattcaattCGAAAATTGATTATGGTTCCTCCAAACACAGCCTAAGGGAGGTAAGCTGTTGAAGAAAGAATGAGTGGGAAACTAACAGGTCTGGAGGAGGGATGTGCGACGACTGAGACGACGCCGTTTCCCTTGCCGGAAGTTGATCGGAGAACGGTGGTGCCGTCGTCAGGGGACGAGCCCCACCACTCGGAGGAATAGAGCCAGTCACCATCGTCCTCCGAGCGGCGTCGTGCCGCCGCTGAGAACCGGCGGAGACGGCTGAAACTATCTCTGCCTCTGCGCCACATAACGAAAGGGTATAACTAAAACCCTAACGAAAACCGTTAATTTATGTAGAGGAGTGACAGTTTGTTGGATGACTTATTTACTCTGACACGAACACCCGACACAACACGACACAGTTAAAATCTAAAAAGCAAGACATTTGGACACCACATTATCAATCATGAGTCTCTTATCATAAAAAAAGATTAACTTGTCTACAAATAGGGTTATCTATCTAGTTTTCACCTCTTATCTATCGATACAGTTAAAATCTAAAAATGTCATTGACTCTGGTTATTCAAATGATCAATTAGCGATTTCTTCCATGCTTCACgcttaaatatttttatttaaatacaagTGTCCTAGAGGTGTCAAAGCCGATAAGAGGTGTCGGCTCAAGTGTTCGAACCGCAAAAACATGTTTCTTTAATCGGACACCGCGAAGAAGTGTCTAACACATGTTGCGTCAGTGTCGTATGACTGTTGGTGTCCAACACCGGGACCCTCCATATGTGAGAGGCTTCCGTGCTTCATAACTTATTTGCAATTTTTCAACACAATAATATTAGTTGACCAATATGGCCTATTACAcagttaattaattaaaaagggGTGGCTTCTAGGTCTTGCATGGCGCGACGCGAGAGAGAAAATGACCGCCAAAGCATACATTGTATGTGGGCCCAACCTGTGAACTCGCGAAAGAGGGGCGAGGCGGGATAGGGTGGGCCACAAGAAATGAGCCCACAAATATAACAACATGTTTCGTCTTGCATTGCATACCTTTACAACTCAATTTTTAGTTCATTAAAATATACGagataattttgaattttccgTCTAGAGTTCTTAACTTGGTCTTGGTGTTCAcaaggtgaaaaaaaaaatctcacaaCATAAATCAAACATTCAaacttcactttattaaaggtgagagatataataattatattatatgaaAAGGAGagataaatagaaagaaagataaTCTTAACCGACCTCTTTGTGAACATGTGTTTCATTACCTTAATATCTCTGCTTGGGTTACATGCAAACGCAACCTTGCTCGGTCTTAACCGACctctttaatttgttataaacAACATATGTCGTGATGTGATAcaattttatttctcaaatttagGTTGACATAACTGATCACATATTTTAACTTTAACTTTAACTTTCTCATATGCCGAGGGTTTGAATCCACTAGCATCAATTAAAATTTCAGTTGATGGATAACCCTCCTCAAAGTGATTCACTGATGCTCCTTGTTAGAAATGAATCTTTGTTAATCTATGTCATTGACGCTATGTCTGATAGTCTGAAAGTGTGATAGAGAGTAATACCCTATCAAGGTTGAATCTGtaggaagaaggaaaaataaCTAAACTCCTAAGAACAAAAATAAACTGAGGAATCTACCAATTTTCTTGTTACATTCATCATCAACTGAAAATAATACTTATAGGATACAAGAAGGTCCTAAAATTAAGGTGGGCTAGGTCCAATAAACTAAAAAATGGATAACAGCCACTGgaaataaactaaaaataataataaaattagctTTATGGCGGGGTAGCATATGAGGCCCACAATAAGTTCAATGTGCTTTTTCtctgataaaaaataaaataaatatgtcGCTCCCTTTTTTGAAGAAGAGTTGGAACAATCATGAATCtctggtgaaaaaaaaaatcctttccATTCAATAATTTCTA contains:
- the LOC130722530 gene encoding uncharacterized protein LOC130722530: MWRRGRDSFSRLRRFSAAARRRSEDDGDWLYSSEWWGSSPDDGTTVLRSTSGKGNGVVSVVAHPSSRPSRMHWSRMERWLQQRCEEVHPGYGDGGILRVLGYQWRVLRFNDDTRQSTAKVMLAYNQNNPDLVYLMQQPHCLAVPYVKSMVAAGLTTIASCNFDIISARQGKKNMHILCVGHGGGSLPLFLASNIQGAIVHVVEIDPLVISASTRAMGFPAFSQMTQSGDRAIAKPDIIEEAMWKGVHERIYLHEADAEEFVVNNTNLYDMVFIDAYDGDDIFPHKLWDPNLPFLKALNSHLHPKHGTVVVNLHSDSDTSNHDGSIPSGFEPILPMGKYVSQVCRAYKDVLIGTGSSCEEKMGSGIAFTVAVPWVCNTSLVVCRGFGTDGEYINRDLVVNTLISKSLEIEHIMDLPFSCLEYIKRGFVLVD
- the LOC130722528 gene encoding uncharacterized TPR repeat-containing protein At1g05150-like → MATRGTRSEKVRRIFQQFDANRDGGLNREEMASLVGAVNPRVKFSDEQINAILDEVFRTYGEFIDGDKGLTYDGLLRTYDDGAGDVDRDFDALGLDLNADEAVTGGTTKVAASEASSSSIVDERMAVESQKKQRTAAWAVSPNHGIVFDDTWKIVDDLEILVKRLKQKQVKDGKLKGENFDAYSDAGWSRELGPSTEISEKRVMWEESGHDYAVFVKELGGLRGRADSARSREEAFDGHMAIGRVLYEHQLFKEALVSFKRACELQPVDVRPHFRAGNCFYVLGRYKEAKEEFLLALESAEAGGNQWAYLLPQIYVNLGIALEGEGMVLSACEYYREAAILCPTHFRALKLLGSALFGVGEYRAAVKALEEAIFMKPDYADAHCDLASALHAMGEDERAIEVFQKAIDLKPGHIDALYNLGGLYMDLGRFQRASEMYTRVLAVWPNHWRAQLNKAVSLLGASETEEAKRALKEALKMTNRVELHDAISHLKQLQKKKNKTNGSVPGESAFVIIEPSKFKTVGEKTTTRQELASALQIRALQRVTRLTRCSVELLKKEMSENDVPVSYSGSGVPQKSIRKPNLEETLRRLLSFLKPETFQGAVKAINERILSVLDESGSGRLDLGMFFAILAPICGGPSERRKRIAFDALLWRPMNEDGANIRKIDAATYIKLLRAVYVPSIGASELMEVRGDADTSMVSFSEFLVMFDDPDWGFGIMPTLLKLEAGDRNRHGNTVCSICHYPIIGSRFKEIKSHFSLCNQCYSEGKVPSTIKQEEYRFKEYGSEGEAMKDK